The DNA window AGTCGGGCAACCGCAGATCGGCGATCGGCTTTTTCCCACATGCTCGATGACTTCAAGAACTTCCTGAAGACCCCCAATTGGCGACGGCAGCACGGCTGGCGGCGGGCGGTGTGGCAGACCATGAATCGGCTGGGCCTGACCGGGCTCCATGCGCTTCCAATGAGCCGCCGATGGGTCGATTTCCATCGCCGCAAAATGCACCTCGCCGGACTCGATCCCGCCCTGGAAGGCGTTCGCATCGTCCAACTGTCCGACATCCACTATTCCCCGGTCGTCGGCCAGCGGTATCTCGTCCAGTTCATCCGCTGGATTAACGACCTTCAGCCCGACCTGGTGGTCATCACCGGCGACCTCATCACCGGCGGCTATCGCTACGCGCACCGCGTGTCGACGATCCTCTCGCACCTGCACGCCAAAAACGGCGTGATCTGCACGTTCGGAAACCACGACTACAGCGTGTACGGCAAGAGCCATCCCGGCGAATCAACCCGGCGGGGGGACTATCTGGAGAAGTGTCTGCTCGACCGGGGGCTCATCGTGCTGCGGAACCAAACGCATTACCTGCGGCGCGACGGTGCGCACAAGCCGGTCGCGATTGTCGGTCTGGATGACGAATGGACGGGCAACATCGACCCGGAGAAAGCCTGGGCGGGTGTCGATCCTTCGCTGCCGATCATCTGTCTGAATCACAACCCCAAGAACGCGCGGGAACTGCTCCCCTACCCGTGGCAATGGATGCTGGCCGGCCACACGCACGGCCGACAGCTGGGCGTCAGCCGGTTCGGCAAGCGGTTCAACGGCCACCGACGGCGCGAGTTCACCCACGGCCACTACGACATCGACGGCCGCCACCTGTATGTCAACCGCGGCCTGAGCTACGGCCAGCGCGTGCTCGACTGGTGTCGGCCGGAGGTGACGGTCTTCAAGCTGACGGCAACGCCGACCGGGCCGATTGTCGTCGATACCGCACCGCCAGCCCATAGCTGATCTTCGGCCGCCAGCGTGTCGCCCGGTCAGAACACATCCACCACCAGGCTGCCGATGGTTCCTGCCGGCGCTGCGTTGCCGGGCAGATCGAGAACGCCGTTCGCCTGGAGATTGACGGCGTAGGTGCCGTTGGACTCGGCCACCCAGAGGCCGGCCGGACCTGCGATTTCGAACACCGCCGTCGTGATGCCGCGACGGTTCAGCTTGGACTGCTTGATCAGCGTCGCGACCGTATCAAAGCCGCCAGGCCCGGTAACGCGGATCGCCGTCGCGAGCGACGTCGGGTTGACGCCATCCACGTCAGACACCTGAAGCGTAAACCGAAGCGGTTCCGCGTTGCGAACCACCAGCGGGCCGCCTTTGGTCAAGACCTTCGCGACCGGCGTAGACGGCGCCGCACTGGAGGCAAGTCCACCGGCAAAGACCCGTGTCGCCGCCGGCAGGCTCGCGAGCGGGACCGAGGCGGTGTAGACGTCCAGGCGATCATTGGAACCGTTGGGATTGTCGCCGGTGCTGTTGGAGTTGTCGGCCCAGGCAGGGTGTGCGATGCCGTCGGCGATCGTCAGCCCGAGGTAGTCGCCCAGGTCGATGTCCGAATCAGAGTTGTTCACATCCGACACGCCCTCGCTGATCTGCACATTCGCTGAGAGGGTCACGCCGTCGGCCGTTGAAACGCCGCGGGCACCGAACAAGGCGACCTCCAGATTTCCCACGTCCAGCGGATCGGTGGTGGAACCCAGATCCTCCCGCGCATCGTACCAGGTGAGGCAGAGCTGGCCGTCGGCCGGATCGAGCACCATTCGTGGGAAGAACTGGCTGTTCACGCCTTCGTCGTCGTTCACGCGGGCTGGCGCGCTCCAGGTCAGTCCTTGGTCGTCGCTGTAGCGGAGATAAACGTCGGTATTGAAGAGGGGCCGTATCGACTCGTCGGTGTACGCGAGGTAGATCCGCCCGCGCGTCGCACCGGCAGAGGTGTCAACCGCGAGAGCCGCTTCGGCGTCAACACCGCGGATGGGCTGCGCCGGGATCAGTTCGAAGAGACCGACCGCCGTGGTGGCGGCGACCACCCGGCGGCCCATCGGCGTGGGGCCGAGGCCGTCGGGGTCCACATTCACCCCGATCGTTCCGCGGCCACCATTGCCGCGCTTCTGATAGGTAACCACAACCTGCCCGTCCGCCCCGATTGCGATGTCACCGAAGGTGCCGCCATTGGCCCCGGCAACCTTGGTCTGGGCCGTCCACTCGCCCACGGTATTCAGTGCCGTCACCGCCGCCCCGGCCACCTCCAGCTTGTTGCCGTTGGCGAAAGTGATCCAGACCGCGCCGGCCCCGGCGGTGATGGTCGGTTGGTCGAGCGACCCCTCAAATCGCTTGAGCAACTCGAAGTTCGCGCCGCCATCGACACTGATCAAGACGGTGACGCCTTCCTCTTCTCCCTCGGCGTACGCGAAAAAGAGATTGCCGAAGGCATCGAAAACGGCGGTGGAGTCGCAACACGCCGCCGGAAGCGAATCGCTGCCGTCGAGGAAGGTTCGGTGCGACCATGTCGCGCCTCCATCGGCACTGACCGACGCGACGAGTCCGACATCGTTCGTCTCGTCGTTCGAGGCGGCGAACAGTCTATTCGGCTGCGTGGGGTCGACCGCGATCGCGGGCTCCGATTGATTGCCGCCCACCGGCGCGATGTTGACGTTGGCAAACAGCGAAGCGGCGAACAACTGGCGTGACTCGAGCCGATCCATCCGGGCGTGCGGGCGGTAGATTTCCATGAGCTCGACTTTAACGCTTCGCGGCCGGGCGGACAAAATCACTATTACGATCCGAGCGCTTGAGACTTTCCGCCTGTCGATGGTACGCAGACTGGTCCATGGCGCGACGTGAGCGTTAGACGATTAGTGGGCGGGAACGGCGTCTTCGCCGTGGCCGGCCATGTGGCGGCCAATGATGCCTATGTCGGCTTGGTTGGAAGGGGTCTCATACACGAAGCTGCCGTGGAACATCACGACGATCCGGTCGGACAGCTCGAACACTTCGTCCAGGTCTTCGCTGATCAGCAGCACCGCAACACCCCGGTTGCGTGCTTCCATGATCTGGGCGCGGATCTCCGATGCGGCGGCGAAATCCAGACCGAAGCACGGATTGGCCGTGATCAGCACATCCACCTGGCCCGACAGTTCGCGGGCGAGTACCGCCCGCTGCACGTTTCCGCCGGAGAGGTTGCGGATCGGCTCGTCCGGGCCGGGGGTCTTGACGCGATACTTCTGAATCAGGTCCACCGCCTGCTTTCGAATCGCCCGGCGGTTCAGAAAGAAACCGGCCACGCGGCTCGGCGGCACATCGAACGACCGCATCGCAATATTGCCCGCCACGCTCATCGGGCCGACGCAGGCGTTGCGGAGGGGCTCTTCGGGCAGCAGCTTGAGGTTGTGCTTGCGGATTTCCGACCGGGCGCCGTTGAATGCTTCGCCGTGCAGCAGCACCTCCCCGGCTGAAGCCTTGCGCTGTCCGGCAAGCACCTCGACCAGCTTCGCCTGCCCGTTGCCCGACACGCCGGCCACGCCGACGATTTCCCCCGCGCGAACCTTCATGTTTAGCTTGTGCAGGCAGGTCAGGCCCAGATCGTCCAATGCCTCGACGTCGCGAATCTCTAGCAGTGCATCACCCGTCTGGCGCGACAGCCGGTCGGCAGTTCGGGTCGTCTCGGAGCCGATCATCATGGACGACATATCGGCAGGCGTCAGATCCTTGACCGAACCCTTGCCGGCCAGCTTGCCCGTACGCAGCACCGTGACGTCGTCGCAGAACTTCATCACTTCGCGGAACTTGTGCGTGATCATCAGCACCGTCAGCTCGCCGGCATTCACCAGCCCGCGGAGCATGCTCAGCACTTCGTCGGCTTCCTGCGGTGTGAGCACACTGGTCGGCTCGTCGAGGAACAACAGACGGTTCTTCAGGTAGAGCTGTTTGCAGATTTCAAGCTTCTGCTTCTCGCCGGCCGACAGCGATGACACCTGCCGCGTGATGTCGATGAAGAACGGCGTCGTCTTCATGAAGGCGCGGAGGTCGGTGTATTCCTTGTCCCAGTCGATAATGCGCGGAATGGTCGCCCGCGACAGAACCATGTTCTCGGCCACGGTCATGTTCTGCACCAGCGTGAAATGCTGGTAGACCATGCCGATGCCCAGCGCCAGGGCATCGCGCGGATTCTGAATCGCCACTTCCTTCGGACCGAGGATGACCTGCCCGTGATCGGGCCGGTAGTACCCCATGATGCATTTGACGA is part of the Humisphaera borealis genome and encodes:
- a CDS encoding sialidase family protein; this translates as MEIYRPHARMDRLESRQLFAASLFANVNIAPVGGNQSEPAIAVDPTQPNRLFAASNDETNDVGLVASVSADGGATWSHRTFLDGSDSLPAACCDSTAVFDAFGNLFFAYAEGEEEGVTVLISVDGGANFELLKRFEGSLDQPTITAGAGAVWITFANGNKLEVAGAAVTALNTVGEWTAQTKVAGANGGTFGDIAIGADGQVVVTYQKRGNGGRGTIGVNVDPDGLGPTPMGRRVVAATTAVGLFELIPAQPIRGVDAEAALAVDTSAGATRGRIYLAYTDESIRPLFNTDVYLRYSDDQGLTWSAPARVNDDEGVNSQFFPRMVLDPADGQLCLTWYDAREDLGSTTDPLDVGNLEVALFGARGVSTADGVTLSANVQISEGVSDVNNSDSDIDLGDYLGLTIADGIAHPAWADNSNSTGDNPNGSNDRLDVYTASVPLASLPAATRVFAGGLASSAAPSTPVAKVLTKGGPLVVRNAEPLRFTLQVSDVDGVNPTSLATAIRVTGPGGFDTVATLIKQSKLNRRGITTAVFEIAGPAGLWVAESNGTYAVNLQANGVLDLPGNAAPAGTIGSLVVDVF
- a CDS encoding metallophosphoesterase, whose product is MLDDFKNFLKTPNWRRQHGWRRAVWQTMNRLGLTGLHALPMSRRWVDFHRRKMHLAGLDPALEGVRIVQLSDIHYSPVVGQRYLVQFIRWINDLQPDLVVITGDLITGGYRYAHRVSTILSHLHAKNGVICTFGNHDYSVYGKSHPGESTRRGDYLEKCLLDRGLIVLRNQTHYLRRDGAHKPVAIVGLDDEWTGNIDPEKAWAGVDPSLPIICLNHNPKNARELLPYPWQWMLAGHTHGRQLGVSRFGKRFNGHRRREFTHGHYDIDGRHLYVNRGLSYGQRVLDWCRPEVTVFKLTATPTGPIVVDTAPPAHS
- a CDS encoding ABC transporter ATP-binding protein; this encodes MTLAPGLEVVQMSKRFGNLLALQDVSMKVAPGSVHALLGGNGAGKSTLVKCIMGYYRPDHGQVILGPKEVAIQNPRDALALGIGMVYQHFTLVQNMTVAENMVLSRATIPRIIDWDKEYTDLRAFMKTTPFFIDITRQVSSLSAGEKQKLEICKQLYLKNRLLFLDEPTSVLTPQEADEVLSMLRGLVNAGELTVLMITHKFREVMKFCDDVTVLRTGKLAGKGSVKDLTPADMSSMMIGSETTRTADRLSRQTGDALLEIRDVEALDDLGLTCLHKLNMKVRAGEIVGVAGVSGNGQAKLVEVLAGQRKASAGEVLLHGEAFNGARSEIRKHNLKLLPEEPLRNACVGPMSVAGNIAMRSFDVPPSRVAGFFLNRRAIRKQAVDLIQKYRVKTPGPDEPIRNLSGGNVQRAVLARELSGQVDVLITANPCFGLDFAAASEIRAQIMEARNRGVAVLLISEDLDEVFELSDRIVVMFHGSFVYETPSNQADIGIIGRHMAGHGEDAVPAH